From a region of the Anomalospiza imberbis isolate Cuckoo-Finch-1a 21T00152 chromosome 3, ASM3175350v1, whole genome shotgun sequence genome:
- the ZNF451 gene encoding E3 SUMO-protein ligase ZNF451 has protein sequence MMESHNSDSLHESKSPASGSEDEIEFIAEGPLRPVLECIDLVSSEDEEPNSSSYFHRNTKRKDHIDYQKERVASTLDRLARHVEVEKQQKEEKNKAFKEKVDSQYAHGLQELEFIREHSDTEAARLCVDQWLKMPGLKPGSVNGGRRAIFKRTGQTRVNSSPKCCPVMHCNRQFDNVHLLLGHLQRFDHSPCDPTVTLHGPPHNAFACVICCERFSTSQQYSDHLLSKLNENDGHKKGIPPQHIQCFACPNCFLLFTKRDECWQHMSQKKHFLQVSELSEAMKSGHPLPFPSFAKNLLVSLCKEVSFQVKCMSCFKILCSHMELTAHFRTRCHNSGPMALSKKSISQVAEIFKMKGHCENCDELFADKNQMTQHKQTTQHNIRVFTTLEESVLMFCHVNGKHKNQSHLGYIVERSRPLLKRHLSPDESSSEMGSSPSKRKSNLKNKSEDEVANQSQGSGCKVKAWFCECLQKFFTEESVEKHILSANRICHKCAVCGKLAENSSIIRLHMSRFHGGAHLTNFLLWCRACSVDLREEDIMGHVTEFHGGHSYYYEQEAVEDEPMPSASDAVSISAGGNKDCISGPVELSPESGPVVGKWQCRICEEMFDSEESVQQHCMSLESHAFHRYSCGICRNHFRKVGTLQRHFQEHHNQEMQTKYFCGLCGNLFFNTEEEFLTHYKELHSMDYTFVPEQMELSIKKDEDFLPVEQGDCLTCGCRTTYISKINRRNDHENCQKAMLQKGNLWFRCCLCSATAQNIADMSSHLKSHTSVKSKGEMYVVRCAACNKNFDDLQSAHQHYHMKHCFLQKPDLSSLASESEDTVYKFSASGACVVRKPHKQQFQASPSKTQDRPQSSPLQGPIEGNKIKNEDLEQSEQLSENGELPDLDYLSTMTHIVLVDLDNWGSLFTHLPANLNQGTFFWGFQGGYSNWKPPVHCKIYNYLKRIGCFFLHPRCSTRREAADFALCVHAGRLDEHLPKQIPFTVLSGDKSFLELENQFKMTQRSARILNPHHIEGDMMCALLNSISDTTKGSDSEEDEDMKETLKRSLEETKKQEELQDVELQEAIKRSLEEM, from the exons aTGATGGAGTCTCATAACTCTGACAGCCTTCACGAGAGTAAATCACCAGCTTCTGGAAGTGAAGATGAGATTGAGTTCATTGCA GAAGGACCCTTACGGCCTGTCCTTGAATGCATTGATCTCGTCAGCAGTGAGGATGAAGAACCTAACAGCAGTTCTTATTTTCAT AGAAATACTAAGCGTAAGGATCACATTGACTATCAGAAGGAACGAGTTGCATCAACCCTGGATCGTCTGGCACGCCACGTTGAAGTagagaaacagcaaaaagaagagaaaaacaaagcctTTAAG GAGAAAGTTGATTCCCAATATGCTCACGGGTTGCAAGAACTAGAATTTATTCGGGAACACAGTGATACAGAAGCTGCAAGGTTATGTGTGGACCAGTGGTTAAAAATGCCAG GTCTGAAACCAGGCTCTGTTAACGGTGGAAGAAGGGCTATTTTTAAGAGAACAGGTCAGACTCGAGTCAACAGCAGTCCCAAATGTTGTCCTGTGATGCATTGCAACAGACAGTTTGATAATGTGCATCTTCTTCTAGGTCATCTTCAAAG gTTTGATCATTCTCCTTGTGACCCAACAGTCACATTACATGGACCCCCACATAATGCTTTTGCCTGTGTGATATGCTGTGAAAGATTTTCAACCTCTCAGCAGTACAGTGATCATCTTTTATCTAAG ctaAATGAAAATGATGGGCATAAAAAAGGTATTCCTCCACAGCATATTCAGTGTTTTGCATGCCCAAACTGCTTCCTCCTTTTCACCAAAAGAGACGAGTGTTGGCAGCATATGTCGCAAAAGAAACACTTCCTCCAGGTTTCTGAACTGAGTG AAGCAATGAAGTCTGGCCATCCACTACCTTTTCCATCCTTTGCAAAGAACCTCTTGGTATCTCTGTGCAAAGAGGTCTCCTTCCAAGTGAAGTGTATGTCCTGCTTCAAGATACTGTGCTCACATATGGAATTAACGGCTCATTTCAG AACACGTTGTCATAATTCTGGACCCATGGCACTGTCAAAGAAAAGCATCTCCCAAGTTGCAgagatatttaaaatgaaaggtcaCTGTGAGAACTGTGATGAACTGTTTGCTGACAAGAATCAGATGACCCAACACAAACAAACCACTCAACATAACATTAGAGTTTTTACTACACTGGAAGAGTCAGTCTTGATGTTCTGCCATGTCaatggaaaacacaaaaatcagTCTCATTTGGGCTACATTGTGGAACGGTCAAGACCACTGCTTAAAAGACACTTGAGTCCAGATGAGTCCTCCAGTGAAATGGGGTCTAGTCCTTCAAAACGGaagagtaatttaaaaaataaaagtgaagatGAAGTTGCAAACCAAAGTCAAGGTAGTGGTTGTAAAGTAAAAGCCTGGTTTTGTGAATGCCTtcaaaagttttttacagaagaGTCAGtagaaaagcacattttatCAGCAAATAGGATCTGTCACAAGTGTGCTGTGTGTGGAAAGCTGGCTGAAAATTCAAGCATTATCCGCCTGCATATGAGTCGATTCCATGGAGGAGCACACTTGACTAATTTTCTTCTCTGGTGCAGAGCATGCTCTGTAGATCTTAGAGAAGAGGATATTATGGGACACGTAACTGAATTTCATGGTGGACATAGTTACTACTATGAGCAAGAAGCTGTAGAAGATGAACCTATGCCATCTGCTTCTGATGCAGTGAGCATTTCTGCAGGTGGAAATAAAGACTGCATTTCTGGCCCTGTGGAACTGTCCCCTGAAAGTGGTCCTGTTGTGGGAAAATGGCAGTGCCGCATTTGTGAGGAGATGTTTGATTCTGAAGAGAGTGTTCAGCAGCATTGCATGTCCTTAGAAAGCCATGCATTTCACAGGTACTCATGTGGCATATGTAGAAATCATTTTCGGAAAGTAGGAACACTACAGCGGCACTTCCAAGAGCATCATAATCAGGAGATGCAGACTAAATATTTCTGTGGCCTTTGTGGTAATCTCTTCTTCAACACAGAGGAAGAATTTCTAACCCATTACAAGGAGCTTCATAGCATGGACTATACATTTGTGCCTGAGCAGATGGAACTGTCaataaaaaaagatgaagactTCCTCCCAGTCGAACAAGGAGACTGCTTAACCTGTGGTTGCCGGACAACTTACATCTCCAAAATAAACAGGAGGAATGATCATGAGAATTGTCAGAAAGCCATGCTGCAGAAAGGAAACTTATGGTTTCGATGCTGCTTGTGTTCTGCAACGGCACAGAATATTGCTGATATGAGCAGTCATCTCAAGAGTCACACATCAGTAAAATCTAAGGGAGAGATGTATGTTGTTAGATGTGCTGCATGCAACAAAAACTTTGATGATCTTCAAAGCGCGCATCAACACTATCACATGAAACACTGCTTCTTGCAGAAACCTGATCTGTCAAGTCTTGCATCAGAATCAGAAGACACAGTATACAAGTTTTCAGCAAGTGGGGCTTGTGTGGTCAGAAAACCTCACAAGCAACAATTTCAAGCATCTCCATCCAAAACTCAGGACAGACCACAGTCTTCTCCTCTGCAGGGCCCAAtagagggaaataaaataaaaaatgaggaCTTAGAACAGTCTGAACAGCTTAGTGAAA ATGGTGAACTTCCTGATCTTGACTATCTGAGTACCATGACTCACATTGTGTTGGTGGATCTGGACAACTGGGGAAGCCTTTTCACACACCTGCCAGCTAACCTGAACCAAGGgacatttttctggggttttcaAG GAGGATACAGCAACTGGAAGCCTCCAGTGCATTGCAAAATTTACAATTATCTTAAGAGGATTGGATGTTTCTTTCTTCATCCACGTTGCAGTACcagaagagaagcagcagaCTTTGCTCTCTGTGTTCAT GCTGGTCGTCTGGATGAGCACCTGCCCAAGCAAATTCCTTTCACTGTTCTTTCTGGAGACAAAAGCTTCCTGGAACTGGAAAACCAATTTAAAATGACCCAGCGGTCAGCTCGCATCCTGAATCCTCACCACATTGAAGGAGACATGATGTGTGCCTTGCTAAACAGCATTTCAGATACCACAAAAG GTTCAGATAGTGAAGAGGATGAAGATATGAAAGAAACACTGAAGCGGAGCttagaagaaacaaagaaacaggaAG AACTGCAAGATGTAGAACTGCAAGAAGCTATCAAAAGGAGCCTTGAGGAAATGTAA